ATATAACTCAGCATTTTTAGTAGCAAAGCTTGATCTACTATGCGTTTTTTCTGCAATTATAGAGTGAAGTGCATTTATCAATTGAAGATTATATCTTCCTTTCCTTGATTCAGTTTTAGAATCTAGAGCAAAATGAGCTAATCCTGAGTTTTGTGCGAACTTAACTCCGCCTCTACTTTTATCTGTAACTAAAATAGCTTGTTCATTAAATCTAGATGTAAATGCTTTTTCTAAACCTGTACTACTTACATTACCTCTACCTATTGGTTTACCTATAACACGTTTACTCTCATCAATAGCAGTAGCAACACATACTTTGTCGTTACTTAACCCTCTTTTTGTATCTTGTGATCCTCGTTTATGAGAATAATCTCTAAATCCATATTTTTGATAGTCAGGTATTGTATTGGAGTAATCTTTTTCTATTCCTAAATTTAATGGACCTTTCCAGTTACCTTTAAAGCTAGAGGGAAGATAAAATTCATCTTCTTGTATTATGCCACTAAGAATCTCGCCTGCCTTTGAATTCGCAACATGAGTAAGAACCTTCATTCTCCATGAATGAGCTGTAGATAAGGATATATTACATTTCTCGGACAATATAGTTAATGAATCATTACAAAGCATACCTTCAATATATTTGTCCCATTTATTAGAAGAAGAGGATGTACCATCTGTAATTTTCCCAGAAGTTGGACCAAAAAAAGAAGAACATTCTTTACAACGAAATCTAGGTTTGCCATGAGCTGATCCAT
The sequence above is a segment of the Deltaproteobacteria bacterium genome. Coding sequences within it:
- a CDS encoding IS1595 family transposase, which translates into the protein MTNKEKKQKALEIYQQLINSLEEVEDKEQVIDVVNELIEENGLSPNGEGSAALKSTRSNFKNNNSSIICPKCGSSNFVKNGSAHGKPRFRCKECSSFFGPTSGKITDGTSSSSNKWDKYIEGMLCNDSLTILSEKCNISLSTAHSWRMKVLTHVANSKAGEILSGIIQEDEFYLPSSFKGNWKGPLNLGIEKDYSNTIPDYQKYGFRDYSHKRGSQDTKRGLSNDKVCVATAIDESKRVIGKPIGRGNVSSTGLEKAFTSRFNEQAILVTDKSRGGVKFAQNSGLAHFALDSKTESRKGRYNLQLINALHSIIAEKTHSRSSFATKNAELYITWEAWKLFNKNKSLEEKKSILSLLVVPGQKTVTNK